A portion of the Punica granatum isolate Tunisia-2019 chromosome 7, ASM765513v2, whole genome shotgun sequence genome contains these proteins:
- the LOC116215036 gene encoding MAR-binding filament-like protein 1-1 produces MGTLSDDLGLALCKEESLRRTLDLVEAQANAVLLFGRRWRDLEEHLDSISKATDERLEQLGVKGSSVEERFAEVVSEEREVEKKAKDFKGEVVMRLSLLERMLEECWKECRENEDCLASVVTESVAEPECLGETEVKEKELISVSESVEDCRRESEMKKQELDDLQRRIEAALNEHNSREENLNSVQKLLEECSMGLEEKTLRLQSTEDSLKERSRELEFKIDELEWIQTAINDVCKHLDSKNDQLTSIKQSIRASDRAIQKKNQELLSLQDSLKTCCTELDSKKMELDEIQKLLAECTRELDLKERQLSSTKTLIDEFNEELTSKKKDYDAIQKSIIACSTEVDSKRSELASLEKSVNDLKMDGQKEVKVESLQKCSQQYSSVISLKKAELASLHDTIKKVGGDLDLKERRHQVLCTSIKSLNTELEMKKELKSAKTVEREGDLKSSEEQLQFSQKELASARAERDECPRKLHSAQASFEGCSRILQGKDRQLQEQLMELKSQQERLNMMQKLLEEKRAEDELRKGDNILVVQQKLLEKIEKSLDPAKLVLQAMQEVYSPSSRKNVKRFNSGVTKRSCVLLLRYLGEASPEIKPQVKEGAMALANQWKAQLSASSDDDYTFRVLALLRLIVVFELTPAFCPNELGVLSGSIFEHGETNELRMLLGLSEPLPCPKVILLRQAEEKLALISPVISGHSLLQHRNKRSRMA; encoded by the coding sequence ATGGGGACACTCTCAGACGATCTAGGGTTAGCTCTGTGCAAAGAGGAGAGCCTGCGTCGAACTCTAGACCTGGTCGAAGCCCAGGCAAATGCCGTCCTGCTGTTCGGCCGCCGGTGGCGGGACTTGGAGGAGCATCTCGACTCCATCTCCAAGGCCACCGATGAAAGGCTGGAGCAACTCGGGGTCAAGGGGAGCTCCGTCGAGGAGAGGTTTGCCGAGGTCGTGTCCGAGGAGAGGGAGGTGGAGAAGAAGGCCAAGGATTTCAAGGGAGAGGTTGTCATGAGGTTGAGCCTGTTGGAGAGGATGCTCGAGGAGTGCTGGAAGGAATGCAGAGAGAACGAGGATTGTCTGGCATCGGTGGTGACGGAGTCTGTCGCTGAGCCTGAATGTCTCGGTGAGACTGAAGTTAAGGAGAAGGAGCTTATTTCTGTGAGCGAGTCCGTCGAGGATTGTCGAAGGGAGTCCGAGATGAAAAAGCAGGAGCTAGATGACCTGCAGAGGAGAATCGAGGCGGCTTTGAATGAGCATAATTCGAGAGAGGAGAATCTTAATTCAGTGCAGAAATTGCTTGAGGAGTGTTCCATGGGACTGGAGGAGAAAACTTTGAGGCTGCAGTCGACGGAGGACTCGCTCAAGGAACGTTCGAGGGAGCTTGAGTTTAAGATTGATGAACTGGAGTGGATTCAGACGGCTATCAATGACGTCTGCAAGCACCTCGACTCGAAGAATGATCAATTGACTTCGATCAAGCAATCTATTAGGGCATCTGATAGAGCCATCCAGAAGAAGAACCAGGAATTGCTTTCCCTGCAAGATTCATTAAAGACCTGCTGCACTGAACTCGATTCGAAGAAGATGGAACTGGATGAAATTCAAAAGTTGCTAGCGGAATGCACAAGGGAGCTCGATTTGAAGGAGAGACAGCTCAGCTCGACCAAAACATTGATTGATGAGTTTAATGAGGAGCTCACATCCAAGAAGAAGGATTATGATGCCATTCAAAAGTCCATCATAGCATGCTCCACTGAGGTCGACTCGAAAAGGAGCGAACTGGCATCGCTCGAGAAGTCTGTGAATGATCTCAAGATGGACGGACAAAAGGAGGTTAAAGTGGAGTCTCTTCAGAAATGTTCACAACAGTACTCGAGTGTGATCTCCTTGAAGAAAGCAGAGCTTGCTTCCCTCCATGATACCATCAAAAAAGTCGGAGGTGATCTTGACTTGAAAGAGAGAAGGCACCAAGTATTATGTACCTCTATCAAGAGCCTGAATACCGAGCTCGAAATGAAAAAGGAGCTCAAATCTGCCAAGACTGTCGAAAGGGAAGGAGACTTGAAGTCTAGTGAGGAGCAACTCCAGTTTAGTCAAAAGGAACTGGCTTCAGCTAGAGCTGAAAGAGACGAATGCCCCAGAAAACTCCATTCGGCCCAAGCTTCGTTCGAGGGATGCTCCAGGATACTACAGGGAAAGGACAGACAGCTCCAAGAGCAGCTTATGGAGTTAAAATCCCAGCAAGAACGGTTGAATATGATGCAAAAATTACTGGAGGAGAAGAGGGCAGAGGATGAATTGAGGAAGGGAGATAACATTCTTGTTGTCCAGCAGAAGCTCTTAGAAAAGATAGAAAAGTCGCTCGATCCCGCGAAGCTGGTTTTACAGGCTATGCAGGAAGTTTACTCCCCGAGTTCAAGAAAGAATGTGAAAAGATTCAATAGTGGCGTAACCAAGAGAAGCTGCGTGTTGCTCTTACGCTACTTAGGTGAGGCTTCACCGGAGATTAAGCCTCAGGTGAAGGAGGGTGCAATGGCACTGGCCAACCAATGGAAGGCTCAGCTGAGTGCATCTTCAGACGATGATTACACTTTCAGGGTGTTGGCTCTCTTGAGGCTTATAGTGGTCTTTGAATTAACCCCTGCGTTTTGTCCCAATGAGCTAGGCGTTCTTTCAGGTTCTATTTTCGAGCATGGAGAAACAAATGAACTACGAATGCTCCTTGGTTTGTCAGAACCGCTACCTT